Proteins encoded together in one Chloroflexota bacterium window:
- the sufC gene encoding Fe-S cluster assembly ATPase SufC translates to MTDAMNDNAPLLEIRDLQVSIEDTEILKGISLTVNIGEVHAIMGPNGSGKSTLTNVLAGRPEYSIDGGEVLYKGQDLLEMDPETRAREGVFLAFQYPVELPGVRSWQFLKSAVDAIRQHRGERELRVREFDRLLDAAMDTVEIDADLVRRSVNEGFSGGEKKRNEILQLALLEPTLALLDETDSGLDIDALRIVSEGVNKFKSDDRSIVMVTHYQRILNYITPDFVHVLLNGSIALSGGRELALELEDKGYEWLREEVPA, encoded by the coding sequence ATGACAGACGCGATGAACGACAATGCGCCCCTTCTTGAGATACGCGACCTTCAGGTGTCCATCGAAGACACCGAGATATTGAAGGGCATAAGCCTCACCGTGAACATCGGAGAGGTGCATGCGATTATGGGGCCGAACGGCTCCGGCAAGAGCACGCTCACTAATGTGCTCGCGGGCAGGCCGGAATATTCCATAGACGGCGGTGAAGTGCTGTACAAGGGGCAAGACCTGTTGGAAATGGACCCTGAGACTCGGGCGCGTGAGGGCGTATTCCTCGCCTTTCAGTATCCGGTAGAGCTGCCGGGCGTGCGCTCGTGGCAGTTCCTGAAGTCGGCGGTTGATGCTATACGGCAGCACCGCGGTGAAAGGGAATTGCGAGTACGCGAATTCGACCGCCTGCTCGATGCCGCGATGGACACGGTCGAAATAGACGCCGACCTAGTGCGCCGCTCGGTGAATGAAGGCTTTTCCGGCGGCGAGAAGAAGCGCAACGAGATACTTCAACTTGCGCTACTTGAGCCGACGCTGGCGCTGCTCGACGAGACCGACTCCGGCCTTGACATCGACGCGCTGCGCATTGTGTCCGAAGGCGTGAACAAATTCAAGTCCGACGACCGTTCCATTGTGATGGTAACGCACTACCAGCGCATCCTAAACTACATCACGCCCGACTTCGTGCACGTGCTGCTAAATGGAAGCATAGCCCTGTCCGGCGGTCGTGAACTCGCGCTCGAGCTTGAAGATAAGGGCTACGAATGGTTGCGGGAAGAGGTGCCGGCGTAG
- the sufB gene encoding Fe-S cluster assembly protein SufB produces MTTQQVISRETGVEDQAYKWGFEFDIESDIAPRGLSEDIVRLISAKKGEPDWMLEWRLKAYRHWLTLDNEEPKWANVSYPPIDFQDIIYYAAPKSQADAPQSLDEVDPEIREAFDKLGIPLEEQKRLTGVAVDAVLDSASVATTYRKMLEDAGVIFCSVSEAVKTHPEIVKKYLGTVVPYTDNFYAALNSAVFSDGSFVYVPPGVRCPIELMTYFRINELDTGQFERTLIIADKGAYVSYLEGCTAPMRKTHQLHAAVVELVTLDDAEIKYSTLQNWYPGDKDGIGGVYNFVTKRGAARGKNSKISWTQVETGSAITWKYPSVLLQGDNSVGEFYSVALVNNYQQADTGTKMIHIGKNTKSTIIAKGISAGQAENTYRGQVKIMPSASNARNFTQCDSLLIGDRCGAHTVPYIEVRNPTAQMGHEATTSKVDDNQLFYLQQRGIGLEEANYMIINGFCRGIFKELPFEFAAEASQLLRVNLEGTVG; encoded by the coding sequence ATGACTACACAGCAGGTCATCTCGCGCGAGACTGGCGTGGAAGACCAGGCATATAAGTGGGGCTTTGAGTTCGATATAGAATCGGACATCGCGCCGCGCGGTCTGAGCGAAGACATCGTAAGGCTCATCTCGGCGAAGAAGGGCGAGCCGGACTGGATGCTCGAATGGCGGCTGAAGGCGTATCGCCACTGGCTTACGCTGGATAACGAAGAGCCGAAGTGGGCGAATGTCAGCTACCCGCCCATCGATTTCCAAGACATCATCTACTACGCAGCGCCGAAGTCCCAAGCGGACGCGCCGCAGAGCCTAGATGAGGTCGATCCGGAGATTCGCGAGGCGTTCGATAAGCTGGGCATCCCTCTCGAAGAGCAGAAGCGGCTCACGGGCGTCGCGGTGGATGCGGTGCTGGACAGCGCATCGGTGGCGACTACTTACCGCAAAATGCTCGAAGACGCGGGCGTGATTTTCTGCTCGGTCAGTGAAGCGGTCAAGACGCATCCTGAGATAGTGAAGAAGTATCTCGGCACGGTCGTACCGTACACCGACAACTTCTACGCCGCGCTTAATTCCGCCGTGTTCAGCGACGGTTCGTTCGTCTATGTGCCGCCGGGAGTGCGCTGTCCCATCGAGCTGATGACATATTTCCGCATCAACGAACTCGATACCGGACAGTTCGAGCGCACGCTTATCATCGCAGACAAGGGCGCGTATGTGAGCTACCTTGAAGGTTGCACCGCGCCGATGCGCAAGACTCACCAACTGCACGCAGCCGTCGTCGAGCTGGTAACGCTGGACGATGCGGAAATAAAGTACTCCACGCTGCAGAACTGGTATCCGGGCGACAAGGACGGCATCGGCGGCGTGTACAACTTCGTAACGAAGCGCGGCGCGGCGCGGGGCAAAAACTCCAAGATTTCGTGGACTCAGGTCGAGACCGGCTCTGCGATTACTTGGAAGTACCCGAGCGTGCTACTGCAGGGCGACAACTCGGTCGGCGAGTTTTACTCGGTGGCGCTTGTGAACAACTATCAGCAAGCGGACACCGGCACGAAGATGATCCACATCGGCAAGAACACGAAGAGCACGATAATCGCCAAGGGCATTTCGGCAGGGCAGGCGGAGAATACCTACCGCGGGCAGGTGAAGATAATGCCGTCTGCGTCCAACGCGCGCAACTTTACGCAGTGCGACTCGCTGCTCATCGGCGACCGGTGCGGCGCGCACACCGTGCCTTACATCGAGGTGCGCAACCCAACGGCACAGATGGGGCACGAGGCGACCACGAGCAAGGTGGACGACAACCAGCTCTTCTACCTTCAGCAGCGCGGCATCGGCTTGGAAGAGGCGAATTACATGATAATCAACGGCTTCTGCCGCGGCATCTTCAAGGAATTGCCATTCGAGTTCGCCGCAGAAGCCTCGCAGCTCCTGCGCGTGAACCTAGAAGGCACGGTGGGATAG